From a single Shewanella denitrificans OS217 genomic region:
- the orn gene encoding oligoribonuclease, with protein sequence MTADANNLIWIDLEMTGLEPEVDVVIEIATLVTDSELNILAQGPVIAIHQSDETLAKMDDWNQKHHGQSGLIDRVKASQFTEADAIEQTIKFLAQYVPKGASPMCGNSIGQDRRFLNKYMLELEEYFHYRNVDVSTIKELVKRWSPETMKGFTKQGTHQALQDIQESIAELQFYRKEVFKI encoded by the coding sequence ATGACAGCAGATGCAAATAATCTGATTTGGATTGATCTTGAAATGACAGGCTTAGAGCCTGAGGTGGATGTTGTCATAGAAATTGCCACTTTAGTGACGGATTCTGAACTTAATATTTTGGCCCAAGGCCCAGTGATAGCCATTCATCAAAGCGATGAAACCTTAGCGAAAATGGATGATTGGAATCAAAAGCACCATGGTCAGTCAGGCTTAATTGATAGAGTAAAAGCAAGTCAATTTACTGAAGCCGATGCAATTGAGCAAACCATTAAATTTTTAGCGCAGTATGTGCCTAAAGGCGCATCACCTATGTGTGGCAACAGTATTGGTCAGGACAGACGTTTCTTGAACAAATACATGCTCGAGCTTGAAGAATACTTCCATTATCGCAATGTGGACGTTAGCACGATTAAGGAGCTAGTTAAGCGTTGGTCACCAGAAACCATGAAGGGTTTTACCAAGCAGGGCACTCATCAAGCATTGCAAGATATCCAAGAATCTATCGCCGAATTGCAGTTTTATCGTAAAGAAGTATTTAAAATTTAA
- the rsgA gene encoding small ribosomal subunit biogenesis GTPase RsgA yields the protein MSKKKPLSQGQLRRMRDNQSKRLKRSHTQDTTNELQDNLLGPEQAGVVISRFGQHADIETQDGATARCNIRRAVTSLVTGDKVIVRLATEQHSSSGIGGIVIAVHPRTSSLTRPDLYDGVKIIASNIDQILIVSSVLPSFTTQIIDRYLVACEDTDIPAVIILNKTDLLTDENRPEIEAALARYRAIGYPVYLISSHTGEGVDDIKDLLKDKVSVFAGQSGVGKSSLINALMPDAELIVGDVSGNSGLGQHTTTTAKLLHFQSGGDLIDSPGVREFALWHLPAPRVGWCFVEFRDFIGTCKFRDCKHGDDPGCALQEALAAGKITQDRFDNYHKIIASLDEQRHARHFRNADE from the coding sequence GTGAGTAAAAAGAAACCCCTAAGCCAAGGCCAACTGCGGCGCATGCGTGATAATCAAAGCAAGCGACTTAAGCGCAGCCACACTCAAGATACCACCAATGAGTTGCAAGACAATTTATTGGGGCCCGAGCAAGCTGGCGTGGTTATTTCACGCTTTGGACAACATGCCGATATTGAGACTCAAGATGGTGCAACTGCGCGCTGCAACATTCGCCGCGCCGTCACCAGTTTAGTCACAGGTGACAAGGTTATCGTACGCCTTGCCACCGAGCAGCATTCAAGCTCAGGCATTGGCGGCATTGTTATCGCCGTGCATCCGCGAACCTCTTCGCTGACTCGTCCAGATCTTTACGATGGCGTTAAAATTATCGCGTCAAACATAGACCAGATTTTAATTGTCTCGTCCGTGTTGCCAAGCTTTACCACTCAAATAATCGACCGCTACTTGGTTGCCTGTGAAGATACCGATATTCCCGCGGTGATCATCTTAAATAAAACCGACTTGCTTACCGATGAAAACCGCCCTGAAATCGAAGCCGCGTTAGCTAGGTACAGAGCCATTGGCTATCCGGTGTATTTAATCAGTAGCCATACAGGCGAAGGCGTCGATGACATAAAAGATTTACTCAAAGATAAAGTCAGCGTATTCGCAGGGCAATCTGGTGTGGGAAAATCATCGCTTATCAATGCCCTCATGCCAGATGCCGAGCTAATAGTGGGTGATGTATCGGGAAATTCAGGTCTAGGTCAACATACTACGACTACCGCCAAATTATTGCATTTCCAAAGTGGCGGCGATTTGATTGATTCCCCAGGTGTGCGAGAATTTGCCCTGTGGCATTTACCTGCGCCCCGGGTTGGCTGGTGTTTTGTGGAGTTTCGCGATTTTATAGGTACCTGTAAGTTCCGTGATTGTAAACACGGTGATGACCCAGGTTGCGCCCTGCAAGAAGCCCTCGCCGCGGGTAAAATCACCCAAGACAGATTCGATAATTACCATAAAATCATTGCCAGTCTAGACGAGCAAAGGCATGCGAGACATTTTCGCAATGCCGACGAATAA
- the asd gene encoding archaetidylserine decarboxylase (Phosphatidylserine decarboxylase is synthesized as a single chain precursor. Generation of the pyruvoyl active site from a Ser is coupled to cleavage of a Gly-Ser bond between the larger (beta) and smaller (alpha chains). It is an integral membrane protein.) has translation MDSVKIALQYIMPKHLVSRLVGKFAAAKAGALTQAFINWFIKQYKVDMSEAAQSDPKAYASFNDFFTRALKDGIRPLCQEDGIMVHPVDGAVSQRGPIEAGQIVQAKGHHYSSVALLGGDEKDAARFDNGDFATIYLAPKDYHRIHMPITGTLSKMIYVPGELFSVNPLTAQNVPGLFARNERVVAIFETQVGPLAMVLVGATIVASIETVWAGTVTPPAGKQVFTWEYPTTGSDALTLEKGAEMGRFKLGSTVVMLFAQDAIDTFAAGVDPGETTRMGQKFANLNKSK, from the coding sequence TTGGACTCAGTAAAAATTGCATTGCAATACATAATGCCAAAACACTTAGTGTCTCGCCTTGTGGGTAAATTTGCCGCTGCCAAAGCAGGCGCCCTAACCCAAGCCTTTATTAACTGGTTTATCAAGCAATATAAAGTTGATATGTCAGAAGCGGCACAGAGCGATCCTAAAGCCTATGCTAGTTTTAATGATTTTTTCACCCGCGCCTTAAAAGATGGCATTCGGCCACTTTGCCAAGAAGACGGCATCATGGTGCATCCCGTTGATGGCGCGGTAAGTCAACGCGGCCCCATTGAAGCAGGTCAAATCGTGCAGGCTAAAGGTCATCATTATTCATCGGTTGCGCTATTAGGCGGCGATGAAAAAGATGCCGCCCGTTTCGACAACGGCGACTTCGCCACTATCTACTTAGCACCTAAAGATTATCATAGGATCCATATGCCAATCACTGGCACCCTGTCTAAGATGATTTATGTCCCAGGTGAGCTATTTTCGGTTAACCCATTAACGGCGCAAAATGTGCCAGGGTTGTTTGCCCGTAACGAGCGCGTGGTGGCGATTTTTGAAACCCAAGTCGGCCCACTTGCCATGGTGCTGGTTGGTGCAACCATAGTTGCCAGCATAGAAACTGTGTGGGCTGGCACTGTGACGCCGCCTGCGGGTAAGCAAGTCTTTACTTGGGAATACCCAACAACAGGTAGCGATGCCCTAACCTTAGAAAAAGGCGCCGAAATGGGCCGCTTCAAACTGGGTAGCACAGTGGTGATGTTATTCGCCCAAGATGCAATCGACACATTCGCCGCTGGCGTTGACCCAGGCGAGACCACTCGCATGGGCCAAAAATTTGCCAATCTAAATAAAAGTAAGTAG
- a CDS encoding glycerophosphodiester phosphodiesterase yields MLIFAHRGASGYAPENTLAAFDKALALNAEAIELDVHNVEGELMVFHDRQLAGKSNGRGLIHQQTLENLSKLSVQGEPIPSLWQVLTLVAARCIVNIELKGIGCVAPFIAMYAKAIEELNFKPEQLLTSSFNHLYLAQVKHTLPQCHVAPLLAGIPLNLAQVGTELNAYSINLDIGFINQALITDAHARGLKVYVYTVDDGDDIRALKHLNVDGIFSNYPDKAKLALTQNPKTNYRHWFE; encoded by the coding sequence ATGCTGATATTCGCCCATCGTGGTGCCAGTGGTTATGCTCCTGAAAACACCTTAGCTGCTTTTGATAAGGCCCTCGCCCTTAATGCTGAAGCCATAGAGCTCGATGTGCACAATGTTGAAGGGGAATTGATGGTATTTCACGACCGCCAATTGGCAGGTAAAAGTAATGGCAGGGGATTAATACATCAGCAAACCTTAGAGAATTTAAGCAAACTGAGCGTGCAAGGCGAACCAATCCCGAGTCTGTGGCAAGTGCTAACCCTTGTAGCGGCCCGTTGTATAGTCAATATTGAGCTTAAAGGGATTGGCTGCGTCGCGCCTTTTATTGCCATGTATGCCAAGGCCATCGAGGAGCTTAATTTCAAGCCAGAACAACTGCTAACTTCTTCTTTTAATCATCTGTATCTTGCCCAAGTCAAACACACCCTGCCTCAGTGTCACGTTGCCCCGCTACTTGCTGGCATTCCGCTCAATTTAGCCCAAGTCGGCACTGAACTTAATGCCTATTCCATCAACCTCGACATCGGCTTTATCAATCAAGCCTTAATCACCGATGCCCACGCCAGAGGACTTAAGGTGTACGTTTATACCGTCGATGATGGCGATGATATTCGCGCACTCAAGCACTTAAACGTCGATGGTATCTTCAGCAATTACCCCGATAAGGCAAAACTTGCGCTAACGCAAAATCCAAAGACAAATTACCGCCACTGGTTTGAATAA
- a CDS encoding DUF3392 domain-containing protein, whose translation MFDSVIRLLSQFGRFLYPYMNDIAVAIVACLIVILGTRINRLLRSSLAGAGFVVRTLVFILVNAFGYGVAIVALSPLLAGQLKSIPSQWLGLVILATFIAIGAWAQRNNHA comes from the coding sequence ATGTTTGACAGTGTGATCAGGCTATTAAGCCAATTTGGGCGATTTTTATATCCTTATATGAATGATATCGCAGTAGCGATTGTGGCTTGTTTGATTGTGATTTTAGGCACCAGAATCAATCGCCTGTTGAGAAGCTCCCTTGCGGGGGCGGGCTTTGTGGTGCGTACCTTAGTGTTTATCTTGGTTAATGCCTTTGGCTATGGTGTGGCGATTGTGGCACTGAGCCCATTGTTAGCAGGGCAGCTAAAGTCGATACCCAGTCAATGGTTGGGATTGGTTATCCTGGCTACCTTTATCGCCATTGGCGCCTGGGCTCAGCGTAATAACCATGCTTAA
- a CDS encoding bacterioferritin-associated ferredoxin, whose amino-acid sequence MFVCLCHAITDTQIKQAVGQGDSSLADVKKRLGVADQCGKCARMATQIIQNQVAIEPNFYEVA is encoded by the coding sequence ATGTTCGTTTGCCTTTGCCATGCGATAACCGATACTCAGATCAAACAAGCCGTTGGTCAGGGTGACAGTTCATTGGCCGATGTAAAAAAGCGTCTAGGTGTAGCCGATCAATGCGGAAAGTGCGCCCGTATGGCGACGCAAATCATCCAAAACCAAGTTGCAATCGAGCCTAATTTCTACGAAGTCGCTTAA
- the parC gene encoding DNA topoisomerase IV subunit A, which produces MSDAINLSLDGVEQMPLRRFTEEAYLNYSMYVIMDRALPHIGDGLKPVQRRIIYAMSELGLSAQSKHKKSARTVGDVLGKYHPHGDSACYEAMVLMAQPFSYRYPLVDGQGNWGAPDDPKSFAAMRYTEARLSKFSEVLLSELGQGTVDWGDNFDGTMKEPKTLPARLPHILLNGITGIAVGMATDVPPHNVRELVAACVELLDEPKTELARLLEIVPGPDYPTEAEIITPSADIAKIYETGRGSIKARAVYTLEQGEIIITALPHQAGSGKILEQIANQMIAKKLPMVADLRDESDHENPVRLVIVPRSNRVDCDQLMAHLFATTDLQKSFRVNLNVLGLDGRPQVKGLKEMLSEWLVYRVGTVTRRLEYRLEKVLARLHILDALLIAFLNIDEVIEIIRYQEDPKSELKARFNLTDKQAEAILDLKLRHLAKLEEFKITAEQEELAAERDKLQLILGSERRLKTLVKKELIADGETYGDARRSPIVERSESKALTQQELTPTEAVTVVLSEKGWVRCAKGHDVDGQALSYKSGDSYLGSAIGKSNQAAVFIDTSGRAFATDSHTLPSARSQGEPITTRFNMAPGESMQHVLMGDDDQRYLMASDAGYGFICSFSDMASRNKAGKALLTLPENAQSLMPKRIDSSQSPSILAITNEGRMLMFELDALPQLSKGKGNKIIGIPSERSKAREELLAHLCLVPADCSVTLWAGKRKLTLKPSDLEHYRGERGRRGAKLPRGLQRVDSVDIEASSLSAELEDGEPNISDDSPS; this is translated from the coding sequence ATGAGTGATGCGATAAATTTAAGCCTGGATGGCGTGGAACAAATGCCACTGCGCCGTTTTACCGAAGAAGCCTACCTGAATTACTCCATGTACGTCATCATGGACAGGGCCTTGCCCCATATAGGTGATGGCCTAAAGCCAGTACAGCGCCGTATTATATATGCCATGAGTGAGTTGGGATTATCGGCTCAGTCTAAGCATAAAAAGTCCGCCAGAACCGTCGGTGACGTACTGGGTAAGTATCATCCTCACGGTGATAGTGCTTGTTATGAAGCCATGGTGTTGATGGCGCAGCCATTTTCATATCGCTATCCTTTGGTGGACGGCCAAGGTAACTGGGGGGCACCGGACGATCCTAAATCCTTCGCCGCCATGCGTTATACCGAAGCCAGATTATCTAAATTTTCAGAGGTGTTATTAAGCGAGCTAGGCCAAGGCACGGTGGATTGGGGGGATAACTTCGATGGCACCATGAAAGAGCCTAAGACCTTACCGGCGCGTTTACCGCATATCTTACTCAACGGCATTACCGGCATCGCCGTGGGCATGGCAACTGACGTGCCGCCACACAATGTGCGTGAATTGGTGGCCGCCTGTGTTGAATTGCTCGATGAGCCTAAGACAGAGCTTGCTCGCCTATTAGAAATCGTCCCTGGGCCTGACTACCCCACAGAGGCGGAAATCATTACCCCTAGTGCTGATATTGCTAAGATTTATGAGACAGGTCGCGGTTCAATTAAAGCCCGCGCCGTCTATACCCTAGAGCAAGGCGAAATCATCATCACCGCACTGCCACATCAGGCGGGTAGCGGTAAAATTCTCGAGCAAATCGCCAATCAGATGATCGCCAAGAAGCTGCCTATGGTAGCGGATTTACGTGATGAATCAGATCATGAAAACCCAGTGCGCTTAGTGATAGTGCCGCGCTCGAATCGGGTCGATTGCGATCAACTGATGGCACACCTTTTTGCTACCACAGATTTACAGAAAAGCTTTAGAGTCAACCTTAACGTGCTAGGCCTAGATGGCCGCCCGCAGGTTAAAGGCCTTAAAGAAATGCTCAGCGAATGGTTGGTTTACCGTGTGGGTACTGTCACCCGCAGGCTTGAATACCGCTTAGAGAAAGTACTGGCTCGACTGCACATTCTTGATGCCTTATTGATTGCCTTCTTGAACATAGACGAAGTAATAGAAATCATTCGTTATCAAGAAGATCCTAAGAGTGAATTAAAAGCGCGCTTTAATTTAACCGACAAGCAAGCCGAAGCCATTTTAGATTTAAAATTGCGTCACTTAGCCAAGCTTGAAGAATTTAAAATCACCGCCGAGCAAGAAGAATTGGCTGCAGAGCGTGACAAATTGCAGCTTATTCTTGGTTCAGAGCGCCGCTTAAAAACCTTAGTGAAGAAAGAACTGATTGCCGACGGCGAAACCTATGGCGATGCCAGACGCTCACCCATAGTCGAGCGCAGTGAATCCAAAGCATTAACCCAGCAAGAGCTTACGCCAACAGAAGCGGTCACCGTGGTGTTATCGGAAAAAGGCTGGGTGCGCTGTGCCAAGGGCCATGATGTTGACGGCCAAGCGCTTTCCTATAAGAGTGGTGACAGTTATCTCGGAAGTGCCATAGGTAAGAGTAATCAAGCGGCGGTGTTTATCGATACTAGCGGCCGCGCCTTTGCCACCGACAGTCATACCTTACCCTCGGCCCGCAGCCAAGGTGAACCCATCACCACCCGCTTTAATATGGCCCCAGGTGAGAGCATGCAACACGTTCTCATGGGCGATGATGATCAGCGCTACTTAATGGCATCAGATGCAGGCTACGGCTTTATTTGTAGCTTCTCCGATATGGCCAGTCGCAATAAAGCCGGTAAGGCGCTACTGACGTTGCCAGAAAATGCCCAGTCCCTGATGCCCAAGCGTATCGATAGCAGTCAATCACCGAGTATCTTAGCCATCACCAACGAAGGGCGGATGTTGATGTTTGAGCTCGATGCATTGCCGCAGCTGTCTAAAGGCAAGGGTAATAAAATCATCGGCATTCCATCGGAGCGCTCGAAAGCCCGCGAAGAGTTATTAGCACACTTGTGTTTAGTCCCGGCAGATTGCAGTGTGACCTTGTGGGCGGGTAAGCGCAAGCTCACCTTGAAACCCAGTGATTTAGAGCATTATCGCGGCGAACGTGGCCGAAGAGGCGCTAAACTGCCAAGAGGATTACAGCGGGTCGATAGCGTCGATATTGAAGCATCATCGCTATCAGCCGAACTCGAAGACGGCGAGCCAAACATCAGCGATGACAGCCCAAGCTAA
- a CDS encoding PQQ-dependent sugar dehydrogenase, with the protein MITVTKGFGLSLYASDIGDAKQMALGDEGTLFVGSQKDGSIYALVDSDSDGQVDKRYVIAKGLEYPEAIAFHKGDLYVANEERVLRFEAIESRLRRPARPREVYSGLPSMEKKHARAMSFGPDGRLYISISSPCNVCESPAPFGSIIAVNVDTGASEQIALGIRTVTGFDWSPTSGQLLFADQGRNWMGDNLPFDEINRVEVVGSHFGFPYLHGKAVVEPAYDKPKNLNISLPEFELPAHVAPTGLHFYRGTQFPKRYQGKLFVAENGSWNRSSKVGYQIVMLNMEDGVIRSRETVVSFLDGEFPVARPYALLTAPDGALFISDDLKGNVYRMYYKGSDAPQEELENE; encoded by the coding sequence ATGATAACCGTCACTAAAGGTTTCGGGTTGTCTTTGTATGCCTCAGATATCGGTGATGCCAAACAAATGGCGCTCGGAGATGAAGGCACGCTGTTTGTGGGCTCTCAAAAAGATGGCAGCATTTATGCTTTAGTGGACAGCGATAGCGATGGTCAAGTGGATAAGCGCTATGTGATAGCCAAGGGACTTGAATATCCAGAAGCCATTGCTTTTCATAAGGGGGACTTGTATGTCGCCAATGAAGAGCGAGTGCTGCGCTTTGAAGCTATCGAAAGTCGCTTGCGTCGCCCTGCTAGGCCAAGAGAAGTCTATTCTGGCCTGCCCAGCATGGAAAAGAAACATGCCAGAGCCATGAGCTTCGGCCCAGACGGCCGCCTGTACATCTCCATTAGTTCGCCTTGCAATGTGTGTGAATCACCCGCACCTTTTGGCAGCATTATCGCTGTGAATGTCGATACCGGCGCCAGTGAACAAATTGCCTTAGGCATTCGCACTGTCACAGGTTTTGATTGGTCACCGACGTCGGGGCAATTGCTGTTTGCCGATCAGGGCCGCAATTGGATGGGGGATAACCTGCCATTTGATGAAATCAATCGAGTCGAGGTCGTAGGTAGCCATTTTGGTTTCCCTTACCTGCATGGTAAAGCCGTGGTTGAACCCGCCTACGACAAGCCAAAAAATCTTAATATCAGCTTGCCAGAATTTGAACTGCCCGCTCACGTTGCCCCCACAGGGCTGCATTTTTACCGTGGCACTCAGTTCCCCAAACGTTATCAAGGCAAGCTTTTTGTCGCCGAGAATGGTTCATGGAACCGTTCCAGTAAAGTCGGCTATCAAATTGTCATGTTAAATATGGAAGATGGGGTCATTCGCTCTCGAGAAACCGTGGTCAGTTTCCTCGATGGTGAGTTTCCTGTCGCAAGACCTTATGCCTTATTGACAGCACCGGATGGGGCGCTGTTTATTTCAGACGATCTGAAAGGTAATGTCTATCGCATGTATTACAAAGGTTCAGACGCACCGCAGGAAGAATTAGAAAATGAGTGA
- the parE gene encoding DNA topoisomerase IV subunit B, translated as MTNQYTSDAIEVLNGLDPVKRRPGMYTDTTRPNHLGQEVIDNSVDEALAGHATKIEVVLHSDNSLEVTDDGRGMPVDIHQEEGMSGVELILTKLHAGGKFSNKNYQFSGGLHGVGISVVNALSKRVEITVRRDAQVYEMAFENGFKVEELTVTGTCGRRNTGTRVHFWPDPSYFDSANYSLTKLIYLLRAKAVLCPGLRIKFTNKQNGETHEWCYESGLTDYLQEAVKGSVLLPPEPFVGSFKGDLEAADWAVTWLPEGGNSIFESYVNLIPTPLGGTHVNGFRQGLLESMREFCEFRNLVPRGLKLSPEDIWDKVSYVLSVKMQDPQFAGQTKEKLSSRQCAAFVSGLVRDSFSLWLNSHIELAEQLAELCISSAQKRLKAAKKVARKKVTSGPALPGKLTDCSGQDPMRGELFLVEGDSAGGSAKQARDREFQAIMPLRGKILNTWEVDASQVLASQEVHDISVAIGCDPDSDDISELRYGKICILADADSDGLHIATLLCALFLKHYRVLVEKGHVYIAMPPLFRIDIGKDVFYALDEGEKAGILDRITAEKKKGKVQVTRFKGLGEMNPLQLRETTMDPNTRRLVQLTIDEPLQTDAMMDMLLAKKRSSDRKLWLESKGDLAQV; from the coding sequence ATGACCAATCAATATACCTCTGACGCAATTGAAGTTCTTAATGGACTCGACCCTGTAAAACGCCGTCCAGGTATGTACACAGATACCACTCGTCCTAACCATTTAGGTCAAGAAGTCATAGACAACAGTGTCGATGAAGCCTTGGCAGGTCACGCCACTAAGATTGAAGTGGTGCTGCATAGCGATAACTCATTAGAAGTCACAGATGATGGCCGCGGTATGCCAGTGGATATACACCAGGAAGAGGGCATGTCAGGAGTCGAGTTGATTTTAACTAAGCTTCACGCCGGTGGTAAGTTCTCCAATAAGAACTACCAGTTCTCAGGCGGTTTACACGGTGTGGGTATTTCTGTGGTTAACGCCCTGTCTAAGCGAGTAGAAATTACCGTTAGGCGCGATGCCCAAGTTTATGAAATGGCGTTTGAGAATGGCTTTAAAGTCGAAGAACTTACCGTCACTGGCACTTGTGGACGGCGCAATACCGGCACAAGAGTGCATTTCTGGCCAGACCCTAGCTATTTCGATTCAGCCAATTATTCACTGACTAAGCTGATTTATTTATTGCGCGCCAAAGCGGTGCTTTGCCCTGGGCTTAGAATTAAGTTTACCAATAAGCAAAATGGCGAGACCCATGAGTGGTGCTATGAAAGTGGCTTAACCGACTATTTGCAAGAGGCGGTTAAGGGCTCGGTTCTCTTGCCTCCAGAGCCGTTTGTCGGTAGTTTTAAAGGCGACTTAGAGGCCGCCGATTGGGCTGTGACTTGGCTGCCAGAAGGCGGTAATAGCATCTTCGAAAGTTATGTGAACCTTATTCCGACTCCCCTTGGCGGCACCCATGTGAATGGCTTTCGCCAAGGTTTATTGGAATCCATGCGCGAGTTTTGTGAGTTTCGTAATTTGGTGCCTCGGGGGCTTAAATTGTCGCCAGAGGATATCTGGGACAAGGTGTCCTATGTATTGTCGGTTAAGATGCAAGACCCACAATTTGCCGGCCAGACCAAAGAAAAACTCTCTAGTCGTCAGTGCGCCGCGTTTGTGTCGGGTTTGGTACGTGATTCTTTCTCGCTATGGCTTAACAGTCATATCGAGTTGGCGGAGCAGTTGGCTGAGCTATGTATTAGTAGTGCGCAAAAGCGCCTAAAAGCCGCTAAGAAGGTCGCCCGCAAGAAGGTGACTTCGGGTCCAGCATTGCCGGGTAAACTCACAGATTGTAGCGGCCAAGACCCCATGCGTGGTGAGCTATTTTTAGTGGAAGGTGACTCGGCAGGCGGCAGTGCGAAACAGGCCAGAGATCGTGAGTTTCAAGCCATCATGCCCCTCAGGGGGAAAATCTTAAATACCTGGGAAGTGGATGCCTCACAGGTGCTGGCCTCTCAAGAAGTTCATGATATCTCGGTAGCTATAGGTTGCGATCCTGACAGTGATGATATTTCAGAGCTACGTTATGGTAAGATTTGCATACTTGCGGATGCGGACTCCGATGGACTTCATATTGCCACCTTGTTATGTGCTTTATTTCTAAAGCATTACCGGGTGTTAGTTGAAAAAGGCCATGTCTACATAGCCATGCCGCCATTGTTTCGTATCGACATAGGCAAAGACGTTTTTTATGCCTTAGATGAAGGCGAAAAGGCAGGGATCTTAGACAGGATCACCGCAGAAAAGAAAAAAGGTAAAGTTCAAGTCACTCGCTTCAAGGGACTAGGTGAGATGAATCCTCTGCAACTGCGGGAAACCACTATGGATCCCAATACTCGTCGCTTGGTGCAATTGACCATAGATGAGCCGCTGCAGACTGACGCCATGATGGACATGCTGTTGGCGAAGAAGCGCTCGTCAGATCGCAAGCTCTGGTTAGAGAGTAAAGGTGATTTGGCGCAGGTTTAA
- a CDS encoding YqiA/YcfP family alpha/beta fold hydrolase, translated as MLLYIHGFNSSPQSDKARVTAEYLRTHYPQLAFFQPQLPSSPIAAIALLEEICVEAIAEGESLAFIGSSLGGYYSSYLAERFGGLAVLVNPAIKPFELFEQFVGPQYNPYTDEHYHLSINDKADIAKYDTKVINHPERFLVLLQTGDEVLDYRQALHKYHHCALYCQPGGDHSFVGYQQHLTKICQFLKLD; from the coding sequence ATGCTGCTGTATATTCACGGTTTTAATAGTTCTCCTCAATCAGATAAAGCCAGAGTGACCGCCGAATACTTACGCACTCATTATCCTCAGCTTGCGTTTTTTCAGCCGCAGTTACCTTCATCTCCCATTGCGGCAATAGCGCTGCTTGAGGAAATCTGTGTTGAGGCAATAGCCGAGGGGGAATCATTAGCGTTTATTGGCTCGTCCCTAGGGGGGTATTACAGTTCCTATTTGGCCGAACGTTTTGGTGGTTTGGCGGTATTGGTTAATCCTGCGATAAAACCCTTTGAATTATTTGAACAGTTTGTCGGCCCTCAATATAATCCCTATACCGATGAGCATTATCATTTGTCCATCAATGATAAAGCGGATATTGCTAAGTATGATACCAAGGTCATTAATCATCCCGAGCGTTTTTTAGTGTTATTACAAACGGGTGATGAAGTGTTAGATTACCGTCAGGCATTACATAAATATCATCATTGTGCATTATATTGTCAGCCAGGGGGCGATCACAGCTTCGTGGGCTATCAGCAACACCTTACAAAAATCTGTCAGTTTTTAAAGCTTGACTAA
- the cpdA gene encoding 3',5'-cyclic-AMP phosphodiesterase gives MLNEPVSYSITESDTVRLVQVTDPHLFADLEAQLLGVTTYQSFSAVLAMINQANHGQHLLLATGDLSQDYSPESYQLFANTVKRVPVPCHYLPGNHDDARLMNLSVQGDHVFGQQRIIIGQWQILMLNSTLIGKPGGYLAPSQFTLIKQAIAQAPDKHVLLAMHHNPVLVDCAWLDQHCMANGEELIDFAGQFKQIKGLVWGHVHQALDRQVLGQFGPIKLMATPSTCIQFKPKSAHFALDGLQPGYRLLDLASDGSIHTQVYRLAGDEFSADNHANGY, from the coding sequence GTGCTTAATGAGCCTGTATCTTATTCGATAACAGAAAGTGACACAGTGAGGTTAGTACAAGTGACTGACCCTCACCTGTTTGCCGATCTCGAAGCGCAGTTGTTGGGTGTTACCACATATCAGAGTTTTAGTGCTGTTCTGGCGATGATTAACCAAGCTAACCATGGTCAGCATTTGTTACTGGCCACCGGCGATTTGAGCCAAGATTATTCCCCTGAATCTTATCAACTGTTTGCCAATACGGTGAAACGTGTCCCTGTACCTTGCCATTATCTTCCCGGTAATCATGATGATGCTAGGTTAATGAACCTAAGCGTTCAAGGGGACCATGTTTTTGGTCAGCAGCGGATCATCATAGGTCAATGGCAAATCTTGATGCTCAACTCCACCTTGATTGGCAAACCTGGGGGGTACTTAGCTCCAAGCCAATTTACCCTTATCAAACAGGCCATAGCCCAAGCGCCGGATAAACATGTATTACTGGCCATGCATCATAATCCTGTCTTAGTCGACTGCGCTTGGCTCGATCAACATTGCATGGCCAATGGTGAAGAACTTATTGACTTTGCAGGCCAGTTTAAGCAAATCAAAGGCCTAGTTTGGGGCCATGTGCACCAAGCGTTAGACCGTCAAGTGCTAGGTCAGTTTGGGCCAATAAAATTAATGGCCACCCCCTCTACTTGTATCCAGTTCAAGCCAAAGTCGGCACATTTTGCCCTCGACGGTTTGCAACCGGGTTATCGTTTGCTGGATTTAGCCAGCGATGGTAGCATTCACACTCAGGTTTACCGCTTAGCTGGCGATGAATTTTCAGCAGATAATCACGCCAACGGTTATTAA